The Pirellulales bacterium region CGGAAAGCCCAGGGCTCGGCAAACAGCTCTTCGCTCCCTTCGATGTCGCGGAACAACACCAAATCGTTGAAGGGCAAATCGAGTTCGTCTTTGTCGAGGATTTGAAACACCAGGATTTCGTTGCCCAGATATTGCAGCCGCGAAAGACCCTCGTAAAACGATTTCAAATCGGTCAGCAAATCGGAAATGATGATGACCATGCCCCGTTTTTTTAATTTGCCGCCCAGCGTTTGCAACACGGCGCCCAAATCGGTTTCGCGATCGGGCTGGGCCTGCTCCAAGCGATAAATGATTTGCGCCAATTGCGATTGCGTGGCCGCCGGCGACAATATGCTGCGTTCTTCCTTGTCGAACAGCGCCAAGCCGACCGGGTCTTGCTGTTCCACGAGCAGCGTAGCCAGCGAAGCGGCCAGCGTGGCCGCGTAATCGAACTTGGTCATCGCGCCGGAGCCGTAGCGCATGCTGGCGCTGGCATCCATCACAATGGTCGCACGCAAATTGCTTTCTTCTTCGTACTGCTTGATGTAATAACGGTCGGTGCGGCCCAGCACCCGCCAATCGAGCTGCCGCAAATCGTCGCCGGGCGAATACTCGCGGTACTCGGCAAATTCCACGTTGAAGCCGTGGAACGGGCTGCGATGCAGTCCGCACACCGTCCCTTCCACAACCCGCGTGGCGCGCAGCGTCAGACCAGAAATGCGGGCCAGCACTTCAGGATTGGAATACTTGTGCGACTCGGCCATCGAGTTCATCAGCTCCTGGTCGAACGGGGATGTCGCGAATTAAAGCGTCGACAATCGTGTCGGGAGTTTGCCCGTCGGCTTGGGCCGCATAAGTCGCCACCAAGCGATGCCGCAACACTGGTTTGGCGACGGCGCGAATATCGTCAATGGCCACCGCCGGCCGACCGTGCAATGCCGCCCGGGCTTTTGCCGCGAGGATCAGCGCTTGGCCAGCCCGCGGGCCGGCGCCCCAGGAAATCCAGCGAGAAATATAGGCGGGGCTGTTGGGTTCGCCGGCACGAGTGGCCCTGACCAGCGCCATCACGTAATCCAAACAATGATCGGAAATGGGCACACTGCGGACAATTTTTTGTAGGTGGGGAATTTCCAGGCCGTCCAGCACTTTGGTGACGTGTTCCATTTCCGCGCCGGTCGTGCGGCGATAGATTTGCCGCTCCTCGTCCGGCGTGGGATAACCGACGTACACCTTGAACAAGAAGCGGTCGAGCTGCGCTTCCGGAAGCGGATACGTCCCTTCCTGCTCAATGGGATTTTGCGTGGCCAGCACGAAGAATGGATCCATCAGGCCATGCCGACGGCCGCCCGCG contains the following coding sequences:
- a CDS encoding MoxR family ATPase yields the protein MEDLRRLEQAHRHLREQIAHIVVGQDEVIEQLMIAIFARGHCILEGVPGLAKTLMVSTLANCLSLQFTRIQFTPDLMPSDITGTEVLQEDRQSGTRHLQFMRGPVFTNILLADEINRTPPKTQAALLEAMQERQVSAGGRRHGLMDPFFVLATQNPIEQEGTYPLPEAQLDRFLFKVYVGYPTPDEERQIYRRTTGAEMEHVTKVLDGLEIPHLQKIVRSVPISDHCLDYVMALVRATRAGEPNSPAYISRWISWGAGPRAGQALILAAKARAALHGRPAVAIDDIRAVAKPVLRHRLVATYAAQADGQTPDTIVDALIRDIPVRPGADELDGRVAQVFQS
- a CDS encoding DUF58 domain-containing protein, with protein sequence MAESHKYSNPEVLARISGLTLRATRVVEGTVCGLHRSPFHGFNVEFAEYREYSPGDDLRQLDWRVLGRTDRYYIKQYEEESNLRATIVMDASASMRYGSGAMTKFDYAATLAASLATLLVEQQDPVGLALFDKEERSILSPAATQSQLAQIIYRLEQAQPDRETDLGAVLQTLGGKLKKRGMVIIISDLLTDLKSFYEGLSRLQYLGNEILVFQILDKDELDLPFNDLVLFRDIEGSEELFAEPWAFRKAYSQAMQKFVAEVQDTCGCRGIDHLLLRTDDDLALALSHYLHRREQA